One Thermococcus eurythermalis DNA segment encodes these proteins:
- a CDS encoding site-2 protease family protein — protein sequence MASTVVIVVAAITAFWLILYTLFGKKEVDPETGAPVEKEEGLSVDFLVAMWRTKRLLGFIDRVSRANRRFWKVYSDIGIALGYMGMACVFFMLLTTALKTLQTKESPAGVQLVIPGVTIPLWYGLIGLAVVMVVHELSHGVVARAEGLPLKSVGLVLLAVIPGAFVEPDEEELLKAPLRSRLRVYGAGSLANVLTAILAALLISYAVSPLLTPNGVEVGGVIKGTPADGVLQKGDVILAINGESTKTMDEFITVMNKTKAGETITLRVLREGKELNLQLTLAENPDNPGKGFIGIHPVQHVASRVGHEGIVLPLFFALYWIYVLNIGIGLMNLFPLVPLDGGRMLDDVIKEYLPEGVARPVRYATIGIGLFLLALNLLPALLNLAG from the coding sequence ATGGCAAGCACTGTGGTCATCGTGGTGGCGGCAATAACCGCGTTCTGGCTAATCCTCTACACGCTGTTCGGAAAGAAGGAGGTAGACCCCGAAACAGGGGCACCTGTGGAGAAAGAAGAGGGACTGAGCGTTGACTTTCTCGTAGCGATGTGGAGAACCAAAAGGTTGCTCGGCTTCATAGACCGTGTTTCCAGGGCCAACAGGCGTTTCTGGAAAGTTTACAGCGATATCGGAATAGCACTCGGCTACATGGGCATGGCCTGCGTCTTCTTTATGCTCCTTACGACGGCGCTGAAGACCCTCCAGACCAAGGAAAGCCCCGCCGGAGTCCAGCTCGTTATCCCCGGCGTCACGATACCCCTCTGGTACGGACTGATAGGGCTCGCGGTTGTCATGGTCGTCCACGAACTGAGCCACGGTGTGGTCGCTAGAGCTGAAGGGCTCCCGCTGAAATCGGTTGGCCTGGTTCTGCTCGCGGTTATCCCCGGAGCCTTCGTTGAACCCGACGAGGAAGAACTTCTAAAGGCACCCCTACGCTCAAGGCTCCGCGTTTACGGGGCCGGTTCACTGGCAAACGTCCTGACGGCAATCCTCGCGGCGCTCCTCATAAGCTACGCGGTGAGCCCCCTCCTCACACCCAACGGGGTAGAAGTCGGCGGCGTGATAAAGGGCACCCCCGCGGACGGGGTTCTCCAGAAGGGAGACGTCATCCTCGCCATAAACGGAGAGAGCACTAAAACCATGGACGAGTTCATCACGGTAATGAACAAAACGAAAGCGGGAGAGACAATAACGCTTAGAGTCCTCAGGGAGGGAAAAGAGCTTAACCTGCAGCTGACCCTCGCAGAAAACCCGGACAACCCGGGCAAGGGCTTCATAGGCATCCACCCCGTCCAGCACGTCGCCTCCCGTGTGGGGCACGAAGGAATAGTTCTGCCCCTGTTCTTCGCCCTGTACTGGATTTACGTCCTCAACATAGGAATAGGCCTCATGAACCTCTTCCCGCTCGTCCCCCTCGACGGCGGGAGGATGCTTGACGACGTCATAAAGGAATACCTGCCGGAGGGGGTAGCAAGGCCCGTGAGGTACGCGACGATAGGAATCGGCCTGTTCCTCCTCGCACTGAACCTCCTCCCGGCCCTTCTCAACCTCGCAGGGTAG
- a CDS encoding geranylgeranyl reductase family protein, producing the protein MKYDVLIIGGGPVGNYLASILARDYSVAVVEKKNSFGGKACTGIIGAENYETLSLPKKAILNELYGATFYSRIQSFSIGRKSPQAYLVDRKTLERELAKSAMKHGAEYLMSTTFKGFKGGRAVLQHLGETLEVRAEFYIGADGVNSTVAKAMGAKTKAEFLSGYEVEVLGEFEKRNVEVWVNKEITPEFFAWVAPIDEETARVGTFGSIESLNRFLRLRMLKPTKILEFKAGPVGFGWRKPWVRGNVALVGDAALQIKPTTAGGIVYGMLCARALRKALLEDKPENYWNYCSWVRNQISFGLRFRKLFLGLDQEAIEKIFEVLGSKEAREVIESQADFDDHLRTAKAILKRPRLLAKLIKVSPSLIKALL; encoded by the coding sequence ATGAAGTACGATGTCCTAATCATCGGCGGCGGACCCGTTGGCAACTATCTGGCGAGCATTCTCGCGAGGGACTACAGCGTCGCCGTCGTCGAGAAAAAGAACTCCTTCGGGGGAAAGGCATGCACCGGAATAATCGGGGCCGAGAACTACGAGACGCTCAGCCTGCCGAAAAAGGCTATCCTCAACGAGCTCTACGGGGCGACTTTCTATTCGCGAATCCAGAGCTTCTCGATAGGAAGGAAGAGCCCCCAGGCGTACCTCGTTGACAGGAAAACGCTTGAAAGGGAGCTCGCAAAGTCCGCAATGAAACACGGCGCCGAATACCTTATGAGCACGACGTTTAAGGGCTTCAAAGGCGGGAGAGCAGTCCTCCAGCACCTCGGAGAGACCCTCGAAGTCAGGGCCGAGTTCTACATCGGCGCCGACGGCGTGAACAGCACGGTGGCGAAAGCGATGGGAGCGAAGACGAAGGCCGAGTTCCTCAGCGGATACGAGGTTGAGGTGCTGGGAGAGTTTGAAAAGAGGAACGTCGAAGTCTGGGTTAACAAGGAGATAACACCCGAATTCTTCGCGTGGGTGGCTCCCATAGACGAGGAGACCGCCAGGGTGGGGACTTTCGGTAGTATAGAGTCCCTGAACAGGTTCCTGCGCCTCAGGATGCTCAAACCAACAAAGATTCTAGAGTTTAAGGCCGGCCCAGTGGGCTTCGGCTGGAGAAAGCCCTGGGTCAGGGGAAACGTCGCCCTCGTAGGCGACGCCGCTCTGCAGATTAAGCCGACGACCGCAGGGGGAATAGTCTACGGGATGCTCTGTGCAAGGGCCCTGAGGAAAGCCCTGCTTGAGGATAAACCAGAGAACTACTGGAACTACTGCTCCTGGGTGAGGAACCAGATAAGCTTCGGGCTGAGGTTCAGGAAGCTCTTCCTCGGCCTCGACCAGGAGGCCATAGAGAAGATATTTGAAGTCCTTGGCAGTAAGGAAGCGAGGGAGGTAATTGAGAGCCAGGCGGACTTCGACGACCACCTCAGGACTGCAAAGGCAATACTCAAGAGGCCAAGACTTCTCGCAAAGCTCATAAAGGTCAGTCCGAGCCTCATAAAAGCCCTGCTGTGA
- a CDS encoding ASCH domain-containing protein, with amino-acid sequence MRWKMGLQEEYLKAIAEGKKKIEGRLYDEKRQAIKPGDEIVFENKLVCVVKDMRVYSSFKEMLEKEGLENVLPGVKSIEEGVKVYRRFYSEEKEKKYGVVAIEVEPVAWIGEPK; translated from the coding sequence ATGAGGTGGAAGATGGGCCTCCAGGAGGAGTACCTAAAGGCCATAGCCGAGGGCAAAAAGAAGATTGAGGGCCGTCTATATGACGAGAAGAGGCAAGCAATAAAGCCAGGAGATGAGATAGTCTTCGAGAACAAGCTCGTCTGCGTCGTCAAGGACATGAGGGTTTACTCGTCATTCAAGGAGATGCTGGAAAAGGAGGGCCTTGAGAACGTCCTGCCCGGAGTGAAGAGCATCGAGGAGGGCGTTAAGGTCTACAGGCGCTTTTATTCGGAGGAGAAGGAGAAGAAGTACGGGGTCGTTGCCATAGAGGTCGAACCGGTGGCGTGGATTGGGGAACCTAAATGA
- a CDS encoding CPBP family intramembrane glutamic endopeptidase, giving the protein MIEFAVAFALWLLILSASGAVATLVAGRWAKKAGFAMQLTMFFLSLAVIELMGGPGKFGLGVSFRYVPQAVVLGFGASLIINLLEGNPSVPMEEFMPEGVERLVLLLILAPLGEEVFTRGLIEGYLLSHDHFWSAILFSALLFALPHWRAYEGSKKRKIVAVGGAFVLGSLAGYLLALGGILPAIVLHSSANLAGLIVLRFREKNEN; this is encoded by the coding sequence ATGATTGAGTTCGCGGTTGCCTTTGCCCTGTGGCTGTTGATTTTATCCGCTTCAGGGGCCGTTGCCACCCTGGTCGCCGGGAGATGGGCGAAAAAGGCCGGCTTCGCGATGCAACTGACGATGTTTTTCCTCTCGCTTGCGGTGATCGAGCTCATGGGCGGGCCGGGGAAGTTCGGTCTCGGTGTAAGCTTCAGATACGTTCCCCAGGCAGTTGTTCTCGGCTTTGGTGCCTCGCTTATAATCAACCTGCTCGAAGGCAATCCCTCGGTGCCGATGGAGGAGTTCATGCCCGAGGGCGTTGAAAGGCTCGTTCTCCTCCTCATTCTAGCTCCGCTGGGAGAAGAAGTCTTTACAAGGGGGCTCATCGAGGGCTATCTTTTGAGCCATGACCACTTCTGGAGTGCGATACTCTTCTCAGCTTTGCTCTTCGCACTCCCCCACTGGAGGGCCTACGAAGGAAGCAAAAAACGGAAGATTGTTGCTGTCGGGGGAGCCTTCGTTCTCGGCTCGCTGGCCGGCTACCTCTTAGCACTTGGAGGCATACTCCCTGCAATCGTGCTTCACTCCTCGGCGAATTTGGCGGGACTGATTGTCTTAAGGTTTAGAGAGAAAAACGAAAACTAA
- a CDS encoding ribbon-helix-helix domain-containing protein: MAERVEYPISVRLPGYVVRKIDELIEKREFRSRSDFIKFAVTFTLGQMMLEEAKELARSLREEEIREESEGARERLRKGEFEDEGEEVKEILREVEREYKKLMGAE; encoded by the coding sequence ATGGCTGAGAGGGTGGAATACCCGATTTCCGTTAGACTGCCGGGCTACGTTGTCAGGAAGATAGACGAGCTCATAGAGAAAAGGGAATTCCGGAGTCGTTCGGACTTCATAAAGTTCGCCGTTACCTTCACGCTCGGCCAGATGATGCTCGAAGAGGCGAAAGAACTGGCAAGAAGCCTCAGGGAAGAGGAAATCAGGGAGGAGAGTGAGGGAGCACGGGAGAGACTAAGGAAAGGTGAATTTGAGGACGAAGGGGAAGAAGTGAAAGAGATTCTCAGGGAGGTCGAGAGGGAGTACAAGAAGCTAATGGGTGCCGAGTGA
- a CDS encoding putative toxin-antitoxin system toxin component, PIN family, whose translation MKVVMDTNVVLGAMIKPDGLSALLIKALDGRFFVNYTSEEALTELSLKMGILAEMGKLSSEWKRILARYLKGSVIVAPSVRVNLSRDPDDNKWLEIAYEGKAEYILTWDDDLLTLRDENKELTLQDHEIKVLKPIEFYHEILKRLC comes from the coding sequence ATGAAAGTCGTCATGGACACCAACGTGGTTCTTGGCGCAATGATAAAACCAGATGGCCTCTCAGCTCTTCTCATAAAGGCACTCGACGGACGTTTCTTCGTGAATTACACGAGCGAAGAAGCCCTAACAGAACTCAGCCTAAAGATGGGAATCCTGGCCGAGATGGGAAAGCTATCAAGCGAATGGAAGCGAATTCTCGCCCGGTATCTGAAAGGCTCCGTGATTGTAGCGCCCTCGGTGAGGGTAAACCTCTCCAGAGACCCAGATGATAACAAGTGGCTTGAGATAGCATACGAGGGGAAGGCAGAGTATATTTTGACCTGGGACGACGACCTTCTGACCCTGCGGGACGAGAACAAGGAATTAACGCTTCAAGACCACGAGATAAAGGTTCTCAAGCCGATAGAGTTCTACCATGAGATTCTAAAGAGACTCTGTTGA
- a CDS encoding PEGA domain-containing protein, translating to MGIKVTERTVVKVQCTISRPKYISRKAREIPVRIQINDVAVEWEMYVNDERIKTSTAHLNIGGYEELHIATFKILAGGEIYALLEEPILKFRAGSREYSIQSSETTIYIPAPYTTDSITTVKLYPEFKMKEGFKLIVDYVFGSKTFQWDIREVSFDAGYSIDFQVGLLSTVTINTVPTNADVSIDGEYMGKSPVTVEITPGNHIVEVTKEHYLPVQKEITVSGSTTITIRLQPDWGLVNVYSEPSGADVYIDGQLVGTTPLKEFNLTIGTHEVRIVKEDYQEYVTQVEISPGSTKSITATLKPNWGTVQVRSEPSEAQVYVDNELVGTTPINDLKLKAGVHNIKIVKDGYKEFTKQVDVRPGATVLVEAKLEPEFGVLTIQTSPQGANVYIDNRYAGSAPITVELEPGTHEIRVVMEGYEEYIKQINIQPGVQNEIVVTLTKVNTQSREPASSSENTKEESTTTESNKEKVAYTSQQTENPKESGLGICGPGLFVMLALSVLGAKKIKRQ from the coding sequence GTGGGGATAAAGGTAACAGAAAGAACGGTTGTCAAAGTCCAATGCACAATTAGCCGTCCAAAGTACATATCCCGCAAAGCCCGTGAAATACCTGTGAGAATACAAATTAACGACGTGGCCGTGGAGTGGGAGATGTACGTGAACGATGAGAGAATCAAAACTTCAACAGCACACCTGAACATAGGAGGCTACGAGGAGTTACATATAGCAACTTTCAAGATACTGGCCGGTGGAGAAATATATGCATTACTAGAGGAACCAATTCTAAAGTTCAGGGCAGGTAGCAGGGAATATTCAATCCAGTCATCTGAAACGACGATTTACATCCCAGCCCCATACACAACAGATAGCATAACTACGGTAAAACTCTATCCAGAGTTCAAAATGAAAGAAGGATTCAAGCTTATCGTAGACTACGTGTTTGGTTCAAAAACATTTCAGTGGGACATTAGGGAGGTGTCCTTTGACGCCGGCTACTCAATAGACTTTCAAGTGGGACTCCTATCCACGGTGACGATAAACACTGTACCCACTAACGCAGACGTCAGTATCGATGGCGAATACATGGGAAAGAGCCCAGTAACGGTAGAGATAACGCCTGGAAACCACATTGTTGAAGTTACCAAAGAGCACTATCTCCCCGTGCAAAAAGAGATAACAGTATCAGGGAGCACCACTATAACAATTAGGCTACAACCGGACTGGGGCCTAGTGAACGTTTATTCTGAACCCTCAGGAGCCGATGTCTACATAGACGGTCAGCTAGTAGGAACAACCCCCTTAAAAGAGTTCAATTTAACCATTGGAACTCATGAAGTCCGTATTGTAAAAGAAGATTATCAGGAGTATGTTACACAGGTGGAGATATCTCCCGGGTCAACAAAATCAATAACCGCAACCTTAAAACCGAACTGGGGTACAGTCCAAGTCCGCTCGGAGCCATCAGAAGCACAGGTTTATGTAGATAACGAGCTAGTTGGCACGACTCCCATCAACGACCTAAAGCTCAAGGCTGGTGTACATAACATCAAGATAGTGAAGGATGGGTACAAAGAGTTTACAAAACAGGTAGACGTTCGGCCGGGAGCAACTGTTTTAGTGGAAGCAAAACTAGAGCCCGAATTTGGAGTGCTAACGATTCAGACGAGCCCCCAGGGAGCCAATGTATACATAGACAACAGGTACGCCGGGTCCGCCCCCATTACAGTCGAACTTGAACCAGGAACTCATGAAATTCGGGTCGTGATGGAAGGATACGAGGAGTACATCAAACAGATAAACATACAGCCGGGAGTCCAGAACGAAATTGTAGTTACCCTCACAAAAGTTAACACTCAAAGCAGGGAACCTGCATCCTCATCAGAAAACACAAAAGAAGAATCAACCACTACGGAATCCAACAAGGAGAAAGTGGCATACACCTCACAACAGACAGAAAACCCAAAAGAGTCCGGACTCGGAATATGTGGCCCTGGACTATTTGTGATGTTGGCACTTTCAGTTCTTGGTGCCAAAAAGATTAAGAGACAGTAA
- a CDS encoding transcriptional regulator has product MLEELAKLSRSPLGNPTRLAIALYLLSRERATFAGLRKALKLTAGNLEFHLKALEEAGIVRTYYGFGRRPRKFVEITEDGIEELREVLKILRKVAGDD; this is encoded by the coding sequence ATGCTCGAAGAACTGGCAAAGCTTTCAAGGTCTCCGCTCGGCAATCCGACGAGGCTGGCAATAGCGCTCTACCTGCTGTCGAGGGAGAGGGCGACCTTCGCAGGCCTGAGAAAAGCCTTGAAGCTCACCGCCGGAAACCTTGAATTTCACCTGAAGGCGCTTGAGGAGGCCGGAATCGTTAGGACATACTATGGCTTTGGAAGGAGGCCGAGGAAGTTCGTCGAAATAACCGAAGATGGAATTGAAGAGCTCAGGGAAGTCCTCAAAATTTTAAGGAAGGTTGCCGGAGATGATTGA
- a CDS encoding DUF460 domain-containing protein, whose protein sequence is MLILILGIDVVGENPKRFAVVSWYNGRLERKGEFTLYRLIRFIRTKRPDIVAIDSVTELGDDLRKFLRALPPGTKLVQVTGRPGEQRSLQSLAKEHGIATGDRFDPYEEAKLSALLASKGVGYEVLAFEDEVIVRVTRGRSHGKGGWSQDRYRKRVHNLVRDKVREIEDRLRRAEIPFDLETEEKDYGLARGEFRIYASREELTGIVKPMRGGDVEVRIQPVERAELGFAPLKGEEAVKERKSVIVGIDPGITVGIAVIDLSGNVIALHSERNMPVGEVFRFISEIGHPVVVATDVSPAPGFVEKIARSFKAQLFVPRESLRVEEKNELLRSLGVKVEDDHQRDALAAAYKAYLRLKPKLEHVEAKLREAGLLRKADEVKALVIQGYNLGEAMQRVARRERPMEETPEPEGGESVDVRPYVRKIRELEERIALLERENEELRGIIREQRRTIERLERRIADYDEEVRRKVLRERELEAKVKRIEALEKQLREAKALIERLSRDLVKVKRMNVVEVRGSAVPLKVLRVLSWRELERIEREVGLRRGDVLFVVNPAGAGKAIAEELVEKGIRALITENPLPDPVREVLREAHVPFFTSEELDVKRVDEFAVVERETLERAIKELLERWKKEDEEREAERFLKLVEEYRIERIRELKRRAEEELESERWHKKQGI, encoded by the coding sequence GTGCTCATTCTCATACTCGGCATAGATGTGGTTGGCGAGAACCCAAAGCGCTTCGCAGTCGTGAGCTGGTACAACGGGAGGCTTGAGCGAAAGGGTGAGTTTACACTGTACCGCCTGATCCGCTTCATCAGGACTAAGAGGCCGGACATAGTGGCCATTGACAGCGTCACAGAGCTCGGCGACGACCTTAGAAAGTTCCTCCGGGCCCTCCCGCCTGGGACAAAGCTCGTCCAGGTGACCGGCCGTCCCGGGGAGCAGAGGAGCCTGCAGAGCCTTGCAAAGGAGCACGGCATAGCCACCGGCGACAGGTTCGACCCCTACGAGGAGGCTAAGCTCTCCGCCCTGCTCGCGAGCAAGGGCGTCGGCTACGAGGTTCTGGCCTTTGAGGACGAGGTCATAGTCAGGGTCACCCGCGGAAGGAGCCACGGCAAGGGCGGCTGGAGCCAGGACCGCTACAGGAAGCGCGTCCACAACCTCGTCAGGGACAAGGTTAGGGAGATTGAAGACAGGCTGAGGCGGGCGGAGATACCCTTCGACCTCGAAACTGAGGAGAAGGACTACGGCCTTGCCAGGGGAGAGTTCAGGATATACGCGAGCAGGGAAGAGCTCACCGGAATCGTGAAGCCGATGCGGGGTGGGGATGTCGAGGTCAGAATCCAGCCGGTTGAGAGGGCAGAGCTCGGCTTTGCCCCTCTTAAAGGAGAGGAGGCCGTGAAGGAGAGGAAGAGCGTTATCGTGGGCATAGACCCGGGTATAACCGTTGGCATAGCCGTGATAGACCTCAGCGGCAACGTGATAGCCCTCCACAGCGAAAGGAACATGCCCGTAGGTGAAGTGTTCCGGTTCATAAGCGAGATAGGGCACCCTGTTGTTGTCGCGACCGACGTTTCCCCCGCTCCGGGCTTCGTCGAGAAGATAGCCCGCTCATTCAAGGCCCAGCTCTTCGTCCCGAGGGAGAGCTTGAGGGTTGAAGAGAAGAACGAGCTGCTGAGGAGCCTTGGCGTCAAGGTCGAAGACGACCACCAGCGCGACGCCCTGGCCGCGGCATACAAGGCCTACCTCCGCCTGAAGCCGAAGCTTGAGCACGTCGAGGCCAAGCTCCGCGAGGCGGGACTTCTGAGGAAGGCGGATGAGGTTAAGGCCCTCGTAATTCAGGGCTACAACCTCGGCGAGGCGATGCAGAGGGTTGCGAGGCGCGAGAGGCCCATGGAAGAGACTCCCGAGCCTGAGGGCGGAGAGAGCGTTGACGTGAGGCCGTACGTGAGGAAAATCCGCGAGCTTGAGGAGAGGATAGCGCTCCTTGAGAGGGAGAACGAGGAGCTCAGGGGCATCATTAGGGAGCAGAGAAGAACCATCGAGAGGCTTGAGCGTAGAATAGCGGACTACGACGAGGAGGTCAGGAGAAAAGTCCTCCGCGAGAGGGAGCTTGAGGCGAAGGTGAAGCGCATTGAGGCCCTTGAAAAACAGCTGAGGGAGGCGAAGGCCCTAATAGAGCGCCTCAGCAGAGACCTCGTCAAGGTCAAGAGGATGAACGTCGTCGAGGTTCGGGGCAGTGCGGTTCCGTTGAAGGTGCTCCGCGTCCTCAGCTGGCGCGAGCTTGAAAGGATTGAGCGCGAGGTTGGCCTGAGGAGGGGCGACGTCCTCTTCGTTGTGAACCCCGCGGGCGCTGGAAAAGCAATAGCGGAAGAGCTCGTGGAGAAGGGAATTAGGGCGCTGATAACGGAGAACCCCCTGCCAGACCCGGTCAGGGAAGTCCTACGCGAGGCGCACGTGCCGTTCTTCACGAGCGAGGAGCTCGACGTCAAGCGCGTGGACGAGTTTGCAGTCGTCGAGAGGGAGACTCTGGAGAGGGCAATCAAAGAGCTTTTAGAGCGCTGGAAGAAGGAGGACGAGGAGAGGGAAGCCGAAAGGTTCCTCAAGCTGGTTGAGGAGTACAGGATTGAGCGCATCAGGGAGCTCAAGCGGAGGGCAGAGGAGGAGCTTGAGTCAGAGAGGTGGCATAAAAAACAAGGGATTTAA
- a CDS encoding transcriptional regulator codes for MEPLRELTKNHVLGNPIRLGIVLYLLPRRKALFKELLEVLEVTPGNLDSHLKALEREGYVELYKVFADRPRTAVRITEKGVEETARYLKALKSVLEGIE; via the coding sequence ATGGAGCCCCTAAGGGAACTGACGAAGAACCACGTCCTCGGCAACCCGATTCGACTGGGCATCGTGCTCTACCTCCTGCCGAGAAGGAAGGCCCTATTCAAGGAGCTCCTGGAAGTCCTGGAAGTAACCCCTGGAAACCTCGACTCGCACCTCAAGGCACTCGAAAGGGAGGGCTACGTGGAGCTCTACAAGGTCTTTGCGGACAGGCCTAGAACGGCAGTCAGGATAACGGAAAAAGGCGTGGAGGAAACCGCGAGGTATTTAAAGGCCCTCAAGAGCGTGCTTGAGGGAATTGAGTAG
- the pcp gene encoding pyroglutamyl-peptidase I, with translation MKVLVTGFEPFGGESINPSWEAVKALPDELNGATLLKVQLPVSFKGVREILPRLITKEKPDIVLMAGQAGGRPNVTVERVAINVMDSTMPDNDGFAPEDEPVFEGAPDAYFATIPIKAIVKALRDAGIPAGVSNTAGTYVCNTAMFTALHTIAVSGMEAKAGFIHVPFNHAQALDKPRPSMAQETINRAIRLALELLIE, from the coding sequence ATGAAGGTTCTCGTGACGGGTTTCGAGCCCTTCGGTGGTGAGAGCATAAACCCATCGTGGGAGGCCGTTAAAGCACTTCCCGACGAGCTCAACGGCGCAACGCTTCTGAAAGTCCAGTTGCCCGTGTCTTTCAAGGGCGTTCGGGAAATTCTTCCGAGGCTGATAACCAAGGAGAAGCCTGACATCGTCCTAATGGCCGGTCAGGCGGGCGGAAGGCCCAACGTGACAGTTGAAAGGGTTGCAATAAACGTCATGGACTCAACGATGCCGGACAACGACGGCTTTGCGCCCGAGGACGAGCCTGTCTTTGAGGGCGCTCCAGATGCCTACTTTGCCACGATACCGATTAAGGCCATTGTCAAAGCTCTCAGAGATGCTGGAATCCCGGCTGGGGTCTCCAACACCGCCGGAACCTACGTCTGCAACACCGCGATGTTTACGGCCCTGCACACGATAGCGGTCTCAGGAATGGAAGCAAAAGCGGGTTTTATCCACGTTCCATTTAACCATGCCCAGGCCCTCGACAAGCCGAGGCCGTCCATGGCCCAGGAAACGATAAACAGAGCGATAAGGCTCGCCTTGGAACTACTCATTGAATAG
- a CDS encoding PIN domain-containing protein — protein MPFRDLLIASVAIANGLPLITLDRDFEALRELGFDVHII, from the coding sequence ATGCCTTTTAGAGATTTGCTGATAGCCTCAGTCGCAATCGCCAACGGCTTGCCCTTAATAACCCTCGACAGAGATTTTGAAGCTCTGAGAGAGCTGGGTTTTGATGTTCACATCATTTAG
- a CDS encoding TIGR00269 family protein, translating into MPAVCSKCGRPAVYHARYTGRYYCHKHFNEMVEKKFKETVKKYCLIEKGERIAVGVSGGKDSVVLMHLLAKLREKFPFELVAITIDEGIAGYRPPSVEIAKRNAKKLGIEHRVYSFKEYIGFTLDETVEIMGSFERGERVGACSYCGVWRRWLLNYAAKDVGADKLAVGHNLDDEVQMFIMNILRGDIARLGRTGPYYEEIHPELVPRIKPLREIPEKEIVLYAVLNNIEVDLSECPYAVEAFRAEIRDWLNEMEERHPGTKYQILRSYDKLFPLIAKTYTKKTSELNRCKICGQPTTGEICKACQFRLQVERKAREKGLTFRVE; encoded by the coding sequence ATGCCAGCAGTCTGCTCCAAGTGCGGTCGTCCAGCCGTTTACCACGCGCGCTACACGGGTAGGTACTACTGCCACAAGCACTTCAACGAGATGGTGGAGAAGAAGTTCAAGGAGACCGTCAAGAAGTACTGCCTCATAGAGAAGGGCGAGCGAATAGCGGTTGGGGTTTCAGGCGGAAAGGACAGCGTCGTTCTCATGCACCTCTTGGCCAAGCTCCGGGAGAAGTTTCCGTTTGAACTCGTCGCGATAACGATAGACGAGGGCATAGCCGGCTACAGGCCTCCAAGTGTTGAGATAGCGAAGAGGAACGCGAAGAAGCTCGGTATAGAGCACCGCGTTTATTCCTTTAAGGAATACATTGGCTTTACCCTCGACGAGACGGTTGAGATAATGGGAAGTTTTGAGAGGGGCGAACGCGTCGGCGCGTGCTCCTACTGCGGTGTCTGGAGGCGCTGGCTCCTCAACTACGCGGCCAAGGACGTCGGCGCCGACAAACTCGCCGTCGGCCACAACCTCGACGACGAGGTGCAGATGTTCATAATGAACATTCTGAGGGGCGATATAGCGAGATTGGGAAGAACGGGCCCCTACTATGAGGAAATCCACCCGGAGCTCGTCCCGAGGATAAAGCCCCTCCGCGAGATTCCCGAGAAGGAGATTGTCCTCTACGCGGTTCTGAACAACATAGAGGTCGATTTAAGCGAATGCCCCTACGCGGTCGAGGCCTTCAGAGCTGAAATCCGCGACTGGCTCAATGAGATGGAGGAAAGACACCCTGGAACGAAGTATCAAATCCTCAGGAGCTACGACAAGCTCTTCCCGCTCATAGCGAAGACCTACACGAAGAAAACCAGCGAGCTGAACCGCTGTAAGATATGCGGCCAGCCGACGACGGGGGAGATATGCAAGGCCTGCCAGTTCCGCCTTCAGGTCGAGAGGAAGGCGAGGGAGAAGGGGCTGACGTTCAGGGTTGAGTAG
- a CDS encoding TIGR04140 family protein, producing MIIETAVPFEELEEIRRKSGAGVGLTLLETIERNGIVLNRILVEGPPEEIERFMGKFRLARAGG from the coding sequence ATGATTATCGAGACGGCCGTTCCCTTTGAGGAGCTCGAGGAGATAAGGCGAAAGAGCGGGGCTGGGGTTGGCTTAACCCTTCTCGAAACCATCGAGAGGAACGGGATAGTCCTCAATCGGATTCTCGTGGAAGGCCCTCCTGAGGAAATCGAGCGCTTCATGGGGAAGTTCCGACTGGCGAGGGCCGGCGGTTAG